From the genome of Triticum aestivum cultivar Chinese Spring chromosome 3B, IWGSC CS RefSeq v2.1, whole genome shotgun sequence, one region includes:
- the LOC123066793 gene encoding epidermis-specific secreted glycoprotein EP1-like — protein MMHRATIIALICCLVAGGRARAQPFDYPAARLSTTWANTDAALPHHVVYTDGSVARAALLRLNPAGLGPSYAFGFFCTASQPRGNGPAAPCTEFLLGVAVVYCNSGAGMTFVTAGVPQVVWSANRGSPVSEGATTELTPEGDLVLRSGPGGAVLWSTGTKGRSVAGARIGSDGNLVLFDGRNATVWQSFDHPTNALLVGQSLKHGARLTANASTADWRDGRLYLAVDDDGLNAYVNATPPQRYYHLSLSETASGAYATYTNGSLTVSARPGAPPLAAIQLPTVGAGTVQYMRLEHDGHLRIYEWRSGWAPVYDVLKSATT, from the coding sequence ATGATGCACCGTGCTACGATCATCGCGCTGATCTGCTGCCTCGTGGCCGGCGGCAGGGCGCGCGCACAGCCGTTCGACTACCCGGCGGCGAGGCTCTCCACGACCTGGGCCAACACGGACGCCGCCCTGCCGCACCACGTCGTCTACACCGACGGCTCCGTGGCGCGGGCCGCCCTGCTGCGGCTCAACCCGGCGGGCCTCGGCCCCTCCTACGCCTTCGGCTTCTTCTGCACCGCCAGTCAACCGCGCGGCAACGGCCCCGCGGCCCCGTGCACGGAGTTCCTGCTCGGCGTCGCCGTCGTCTACTGCAACAGCGGCGCGGGCATGACGTTCGTCACGGCCGGCGTCCCGCAGGTCGTCTGGTCGGCCAACCGCGGCAGCCCCGTCAGTGAGGGCGCCACCACGGAGCTCACGCCGGAGGGCGACCTGGTTCTCAGGTCGGGCCCCGGCGGAGCGGTCTTGTGGTCCACCGGCACCAAGGGCCGGTCCGTCGCCGGGGCGCGCATCGGCAGCGACGGCAACCTGGTGCTGTTCGACGGGCGCAACGCCACGGTGTGGCAGTCGTTCGACCACCCCACGAACGCGCTCCTCGTCGGGCAGTCTCTGAAGCACGGCGCGCGGCTCACCGCCAACGCGTCGACGGCGGACTGGCGCGACGGCAGGCTCTACCTCGCCGTGGACGACGATGGACTGAACGCCTACGTCAACGCCACGCCGCCGCAGCGCTACTACCACCTCAGCCTCAGCGAGACCGCATCCGGCGCCTACGCGACGTACACCAACGGCAGCCTCACGGTGTCCGCCCGGCCCGGTGCGCCGCCGCTGGCCGCCATCCAGCTGCCCACCGTGGGCGCCGGCACGGTGCAGTACATGCGGCTGGAGCACGACGGCCACCTCCGGATCTACGAGTGGCGCTCGGGCTGGGCGCCGGTGTACGACGTGCTCAAGTCTGCTACGACCTGA
- the LOC123066792 gene encoding epidermis-specific secreted glycoprotein EP1-like yields the protein MMMHRATIIAMICCLVAGGGARAQPFDYPAARFATTWANTDAALPHHVVYTDGSVARAALLRLNPAGLGPSYAFGFFCAANSPRGDGTAAPCTEFLLGVAVVYCNSGAGMTFVTAGVPQVVWSANRGSPVREGATTELTPEGDLVLRSGPGGAVLWSTGTKGRSVAGARIGSDGNLVLFDGRNATVWQSFDHPTNALLVGQSLKHGARLTANVSAADWRDSRLYLAVDDDGLNAYVNAAPPQRYYHLRLSETSPGAYATYTNGSLTVSARPGAPPLAAIELPTVGAGTVQYMRLEHDGHLRIYEWRSGWAPVYDVLRLFPDGGCAFPTACGAYGVCTDDTQCSCPDAANFRPVDFRRPNRGCVPTPPPPTSCRPSRRPRTQHRLVSLPGTTYFNDHTTSMRAVERVSEEACKKACLDDCACAAAQFYYGPDAGDGSCYLQSEVFSMQTVQPEVVHYNSTMHIKVQAKPARN from the coding sequence ATGATGATGCACCGTGCTACGATCATCGCGATGATCTGCTGCCTCgtggccggcggcggggcgcgcgcgcAGCCGTTCGACTACCCGGCGGCGAGGTTCGCCACGACCTGGGCCAACACGGACGCCGCCCTGCCGCACCACGTCGTCTACACCGACGGCTCCGTGGCGCGCGCAGCCCTGCTGCGGCTCAACCCGGCGGGCCTCGGCCCCTCCTACGCCTTCGGCTTCTTCTGCGCCGCCAACAGCCCCCGCGGCGACGGCACCGCGGCCCCGTGCACGGAGTTCCTGCTCGGCGTCGCCGTCGTGTACTGCAACAGCGGCGCGGGCATGACGTTCGTCACGGCCGGCGTCCCGCAGGTCGTCTGGTCGGCCAACCGCGGCAGCCCCGTCAGGGAGGGCGCCACCACGGAGCTCACGCCGGAGGGCGACCTGGTTCTGAGGTCGGGCCCCGGCGGAGCGGTCTTGTGGTCCACTGGCACCAAGGGCCGCTCCGTCGCCGGGGCGCGCATCGGCAGCGACGGCAACCTGGTGCTGTTCGATGGGCGCAACGCCACGGTGTGGCAGTCGTTCGACCACCCCACGAATGCGCTCCTCGTCGGGCAGTCGCTGAAGCACGGCGCTCGGCTCACCGCCAACGTGTCGGCCGCGGACTGGCGCGATAGCAGGCTCTACCTCGCCGTCGACGACGATGGACTGAACGCCTACGTCAACGCCGCGCCGCCGCAGCGCTACTACCACCTCCGCCTCAGCGAGACCTCACCCGGCGCCTACGCAACGTACACCAATGGCAGCCTCACGGTGTCCGCCCGGCCCGGAGCGCCGCCACTGGCAGCCATCGAGCTGCCCACCGTCGGCGCCGGCACGGTGCAGTACATGCGGCTGGAGCACGACGGCCACCTCCGGATCTACGAGTGGCGCTCGGGCTGGGCGCCGGTGTACGACGTGCTGCGCCTCTTCCCGGACGGCGGCTGCGCATTTCCGACAGCGTGCGGCGCGTACGGCGTGTGCACGGACGACACGCAGTGCAGCTGCCCCGACGCGGCCAACTTCCGGCCGGTGGACTTCCGGAGGCCCAACCGCGGCTGcgtcccgacgccgccgcctccaACGTCGTGCCGCCCGTCGCGGCGGCCACGCACGCAGCACCGGCTGGTGTCGCTGCCGGGCACAACCTACTTCAACGACCACACCACGAGCATGCGGGCCGTGGAGCGAGTGAGCGAGGAGGCGTGCAAGAAGGCGTGCCTGGACGACTGCGCTTGCGCGGCGGCGCAGTTCTACTACGGCCCCGACGCCGGCGACGGGTCATGCTACCTGCAGTCGGAGGTGTTCTCGATGCAGACGGTGCAGCCGGAGGTGGTGCACTACAACTCCACCATGCATATCAAGGTGCAGGCCAAGCCTGCTAGGAACTGA